A single Providencia manganoxydans DNA region contains:
- a CDS encoding fimbria/pilus periplasmic chaperone, with the protein MKLNKKYALIAGVMGVMCLSSMAHAAIGLDRTRVIFNGDQKSMSLNISNNNKQLPYLAQAWIDDAEGNKITSPLVVLPPVQRVEPGKSSQVKIEALPAISTLPQDRESLFYFNLREIPPKSDKPNTLQIALQTRVKMFYRPKAIVPAKMGTPWQEQLILQKQGATVMVKNPTPYYVTVINAAESLKALDSKEKKEFKPIMLPPFGESALGVSANALGQRPVVTYINDYGGRPNLTFQCQGSQCHVVPNDKPATP; encoded by the coding sequence ATGAAACTGAATAAAAAATACGCTTTGATAGCGGGTGTGATGGGCGTGATGTGTTTAAGCAGCATGGCACACGCGGCGATTGGTCTTGACCGTACCCGAGTGATTTTCAACGGTGACCAAAAATCGATGTCACTGAATATTTCAAATAACAACAAACAGTTGCCGTATTTGGCACAGGCGTGGATTGACGATGCAGAAGGCAACAAAATTACGTCACCCTTGGTGGTCTTACCGCCGGTGCAGCGGGTGGAGCCGGGTAAATCTAGCCAAGTGAAAATCGAAGCCCTGCCAGCGATTAGCACCTTGCCACAAGATCGCGAGAGCTTGTTTTACTTTAACTTGCGTGAAATACCACCAAAAAGTGATAAGCCAAATACCTTGCAAATTGCTTTGCAAACACGGGTAAAAATGTTCTATCGCCCGAAAGCGATTGTACCGGCAAAAATGGGCACACCATGGCAAGAGCAGCTGATCCTGCAAAAACAAGGCGCTACGGTAATGGTCAAAAACCCTACGCCGTATTACGTGACGGTAATTAATGCCGCAGAAAGCCTTAAGGCCTTGGACAGCAAAGAGAAAAAAGAATTTAAACCCATTATGCTGCCCCCGTTTGGTGAAAGTGCGTTAGGGGTGAGTGCCAATGCATTAGGGCAGCGTCCGGTCGTGACTTACATCAATGACTACGGTGGACGCCCAAATTTGACCTTCCAGTGCCAAGGTAGTCAATGCCATGTGGTACCGAACGATAAGCCAGCAACGCCGTAG
- a CDS encoding fimbrial protein → MYRPVDNWQVDGANGALYVSGSLTESPCRLAMTSAYQAVELGNTETAELKAVGDRGRPTQFHLELQDCLEVMSTVENVRTGQVAWSSTQPVIKIRFIAPTVPFMSNYIKVNGVQGLGLVLNNTAGQTLPINLDSNPVLLPSGQSTLTYTVTPVRTAQLMQPGAYSALISFEMLYE, encoded by the coding sequence TTGTATCGTCCCGTGGATAACTGGCAGGTCGATGGTGCCAACGGTGCGCTGTATGTGTCGGGTTCACTGACCGAAAGTCCGTGCCGTTTAGCGATGACCTCGGCGTATCAAGCGGTTGAATTAGGTAATACTGAAACGGCGGAGTTAAAAGCGGTTGGCGACAGAGGACGGCCCACGCAATTTCATTTAGAGCTGCAAGATTGCCTTGAAGTCATGAGTACTGTTGAAAATGTGCGTACGGGACAAGTCGCGTGGAGTAGCACCCAACCTGTAATCAAAATTCGTTTTATTGCCCCAACGGTACCTTTTATGTCGAACTACATCAAGGTCAATGGTGTGCAGGGATTGGGGTTGGTGTTGAATAATACAGCAGGGCAGACATTGCCGATCAATCTTGATAGCAATCCCGTTTTGTTGCCGTCGGGGCAATCTACACTGACTTACACGGTAACGCCAGTGCGTACAGCACAATTGATGCAGCCGGGCGCGTATTCTGCGCTGATTTCTTTTGAAATGTTGTATGAGTAA
- a CDS encoding fimbrial protein, translated as MPQAQSKYAIRKVDEMMMKKVFSWSSTLLLSSLLFSSWSARADSTVDIHYKGTLIALPCTIEPGTENPYYDLGVTPTKSLYRFTRTSGFLITFELKDCDTSLGSIVKASFSGPVNSEGLLMFTPNSEAKGAGIGLEYLDGRPIPIDGSTDYAVPLRDGDMTIRLKAYVQGEREALANKKLVSGNFTAVMTYTLSYE; from the coding sequence GTGCCACAGGCACAGTCGAAATACGCTATCCGTAAGGTGGATGAGATGATGATGAAAAAAGTCTTTAGCTGGAGTAGCACCTTATTATTGTCGAGTTTGCTGTTTTCGTCATGGTCAGCAAGGGCGGATTCCACAGTCGACATTCACTACAAAGGTACATTGATTGCGTTGCCGTGTACCATCGAGCCGGGAACTGAAAATCCCTATTATGATTTGGGTGTGACGCCGACGAAATCACTATATCGCTTTACTCGCACATCGGGCTTTCTAATTACATTTGAATTAAAAGATTGTGATACCTCATTAGGTAGTATTGTAAAAGCCTCGTTTTCCGGTCCCGTGAACAGTGAGGGCTTACTGATGTTTACCCCAAATAGTGAAGCTAAAGGGGCAGGAATTGGTTTGGAATATTTAGACGGTCGTCCGATCCCGATTGATGGTTCGACTGACTATGCAGTGCCACTGAGAGATGGCGATATGACTATTCGTTTAAAGGCTTATGTACAAGGTGAGCGTGAAGCACTGGCAAATAAAAAATTAGTCTCTGGTAATTTTACCGCAGTGATGACCTATACGTTGAGTTATGAGTGA
- a CDS encoding fimbrial protein: MQRLKFHLFSHKQITTPLILALFLCSFSAKPDDQTARFLFTIYVEQELCDVLVTGLEQSTNRIDFGSVSFSEIKEQSKKAKFNVSLDNCTFDDLATSKVQISGGSLVNDSQGKVFNTDKLASFGVAIKDDSETTTYSVGDVIFNNIQKEGDYKTFTAVLACSDLGNSCEEFTGDFSAFVTFSYYSD; encoded by the coding sequence ATGCAGCGATTGAAATTTCATTTATTCAGCCATAAGCAGATTACAACACCTTTAATCTTAGCGCTGTTCTTGTGCTCTTTTTCGGCTAAACCTGATGATCAAACAGCTCGGTTTTTATTCACTATTTATGTTGAACAAGAATTATGTGATGTCTTGGTGACAGGATTAGAACAGTCAACAAATAGGATTGATTTTGGTAGTGTCAGCTTTAGTGAGATAAAGGAACAAAGTAAAAAAGCTAAATTTAATGTTTCTTTGGATAATTGTACTTTTGATGATTTAGCAACATCTAAAGTCCAAATATCAGGCGGAAGTTTAGTCAATGATTCTCAAGGAAAAGTTTTTAATACTGATAAATTAGCAAGTTTTGGGGTTGCCATTAAGGATGACAGTGAAACAACAACTTATTCTGTCGGTGATGTTATTTTTAATAACATCCAAAAAGAAGGTGACTATAAAACATTTACTGCGGTATTAGCTTGTAGTGATCTCGGCAATAGCTGTGAAGAGTTCACAGGTGATTTTTCAGCTTTTGTTACTTTTAGCTATTATTCTGACTAG
- a CDS encoding fimbrial protein: protein MRIHRQLIKKGFTTIFLMLTVNGVSYSEPRTTLYFSGKVENTTCEFDASSEQNIVFDESFNISVLSELAPGVESIYNKSFSIKYSCDVVSSTDEPPVFLGIATLGNTKINKNTLFEDQSINVGFLLLNCGASSNNSCTEINFNGSSSTIEATSGENFFKVTAVKIEDKPITTGDINAAIEISFIQP, encoded by the coding sequence ATGCGTATTCATCGACAATTAATTAAAAAGGGATTTACTACCATTTTTTTAATGCTAACAGTTAATGGAGTATCCTATTCTGAGCCAAGAACAACACTTTATTTTAGTGGAAAGGTTGAAAATACGACCTGTGAGTTTGATGCTAGCAGTGAACAAAATATTGTTTTTGATGAGTCATTTAATATTAGTGTTCTTAGCGAGTTAGCTCCTGGGGTGGAAAGCATTTATAACAAATCTTTTTCAATTAAATACAGCTGTGATGTAGTGTCATCAACTGACGAGCCTCCTGTTTTTTTAGGAATAGCGACATTAGGTAATACAAAAATCAATAAAAATACGCTTTTTGAAGATCAGTCAATTAATGTCGGTTTCTTATTATTAAATTGTGGAGCAAGCAGTAATAATTCATGTACAGAAATTAACTTCAATGGTTCTAGTTCAACGATTGAAGCAACTTCGGGTGAAAATTTTTTTAAAGTCACGGCGGTTAAGATAGAAGATAAACCAATTACAACAGGTGATATTAATGCAGCGATTGAAATTTCATTTATTCAGCCATAA
- a CDS encoding outer membrane usher protein — MSLPKATPFRLALLSLSIAFALGGHGEAFASVSTEAIQFNTDVLDVEDKKNINLDHFSRAGYVMPGTYSLALKVNDDALPEVKIPFYVPDNDPQGSVPCLSPEITAQLGLTADSLKKLTWWHDDQCLNLESLPGMQVRGDLSTSSLYVSIPQAYMEYTAPNWDPPSRWDEGIAAILLDYNINGNTYRPHNKGHNTYTLNGNGVAGVNLGAWRFRADWQGRLNHATGSTQAVNRDLQWNRFYAYRALPALGAKLILGEDYLNSNMFDSFRFIGASLRSDLNMLPPNLRGYAPEVTGIAQSNATVTISQQGRVIYTEQVAPGPFRIQNLSDAISGTLDVKIEEQDGTVQEYQLDTANLPYLTRPGQIQYKLAMGQPNNVNRDKEGDNFITGELSWGVNNGWSLFSGLIGSKNYQAISAGIGRDLLAFGALSFDVTQSFARLAGENTINGGSYRVSYAKRFDAIDSQIQFAGYRFSERDFMSMSDFLQAAKTGIRYGGSKELYTISLSKNFRDIGMSVYLNYNHQTYWDRPENNYYSLTLSKYFDVGAIKNVSVNLSANRSMYNGVTDDSVYLSTSFPLSNGANMGYSLNSSRYDTVNRVTYHDRINERTNYQLGVGSNRKGASGTAYLTHQGDTARVSANASYANNQYTAFGLSATGGITLTAEGGGVHRMSVPGGTRLLVDTDGIANVPVKGFGAPVTTNVFGKAVVGDMSSYYRSKAQIDLNALPDDVDAQQSVVQVTLTEGAVGYREFAVVAGQKAMTVLRLPDGSYPPFGAQILNAKGQSTGIVGDSGSAYISGIEPNSLMTIQWGDDDGCQVAFPESIDINNPSLLLQCTPLTAKQLAQR, encoded by the coding sequence ATGTCTTTACCAAAGGCCACTCCTTTTCGCCTTGCACTGCTGTCGCTGTCCATTGCGTTTGCCTTGGGTGGTCACGGCGAAGCCTTTGCATCGGTGTCGACAGAGGCTATCCAATTCAATACTGATGTATTGGATGTGGAAGACAAAAAAAATATCAACCTTGACCACTTTTCCCGTGCGGGCTACGTGATGCCGGGAACCTACAGCTTGGCGTTAAAAGTCAATGATGATGCCTTGCCGGAAGTCAAAATTCCTTTTTATGTGCCTGACAACGACCCTCAAGGCAGCGTGCCGTGTTTGTCACCCGAGATTACTGCGCAATTGGGACTGACCGCCGACAGCTTGAAAAAGCTGACATGGTGGCATGATGACCAATGTTTAAACTTAGAAAGCTTGCCGGGGATGCAGGTGCGTGGGGATCTCTCGACGTCCTCCTTATACGTGAGTATTCCACAAGCTTATATGGAATACACAGCGCCTAACTGGGATCCACCATCACGTTGGGATGAGGGGATTGCGGCGATTTTGTTGGATTACAATATTAACGGTAATACCTACCGACCACACAATAAAGGCCATAATACCTACACGTTAAACGGCAACGGGGTGGCTGGTGTGAACCTAGGCGCATGGCGTTTTCGTGCCGATTGGCAGGGGCGTCTCAATCACGCCACGGGCTCGACCCAAGCGGTCAATCGTGATCTGCAATGGAACCGTTTTTACGCCTACCGCGCATTGCCGGCGCTCGGGGCCAAACTGATTTTGGGTGAAGATTACCTGAACTCAAATATGTTTGATTCGTTCCGTTTTATTGGCGCCAGTTTGCGCTCGGATTTGAATATGTTACCGCCTAATTTACGCGGCTATGCACCGGAAGTGACGGGGATCGCGCAGTCGAATGCGACAGTCACGATCAGCCAACAAGGGCGGGTGATTTATACCGAACAAGTGGCGCCGGGCCCGTTTCGTATTCAAAACTTGAGCGATGCGATCAGCGGGACGTTAGATGTCAAGATTGAAGAGCAAGATGGCACGGTGCAAGAGTATCAACTTGATACCGCCAACCTGCCTTACTTAACTCGCCCAGGGCAAATCCAATATAAGTTGGCGATGGGGCAGCCAAATAATGTGAACCGCGATAAAGAAGGTGACAATTTTATTACGGGTGAGTTGTCGTGGGGGGTGAATAACGGGTGGTCACTGTTCAGCGGTTTGATTGGCAGCAAAAACTACCAAGCGATTTCTGCGGGTATCGGTCGTGACTTACTGGCGTTCGGGGCATTGTCATTCGATGTCACCCAATCGTTCGCTCGTTTGGCGGGTGAAAATACCATTAATGGCGGCTCTTATCGTGTCAGCTACGCAAAACGTTTTGATGCCATTGACAGCCAAATTCAATTTGCGGGTTATCGCTTCTCCGAGCGTGACTTTATGAGTATGTCGGATTTCTTGCAGGCCGCGAAAACCGGTATTCGTTATGGGGGCAGCAAAGAGCTGTACACCATTTCACTGAGCAAAAACTTCCGTGATATCGGTATGTCCGTGTATTTGAATTACAACCATCAGACCTATTGGGATAGGCCAGAAAACAACTATTACAGCCTGACGTTATCCAAATATTTTGATGTGGGAGCGATTAAGAATGTCAGCGTCAACCTGTCGGCAAACCGCAGTATGTATAACGGGGTGACGGATGACAGCGTGTATTTATCCACCTCGTTCCCGCTGAGTAATGGCGCCAATATGGGGTACTCGTTAAACAGCAGCCGTTACGATACGGTCAATCGGGTGACCTACCATGACCGTATTAATGAGCGCACCAATTACCAATTGGGGGTTGGCTCAAACCGTAAAGGGGCGAGTGGGACAGCGTATCTGACTCACCAAGGCGATACGGCGCGTGTCTCGGCGAATGCAAGTTACGCCAATAATCAATATACCGCGTTTGGGTTATCGGCAACCGGTGGGATAACCCTGACGGCAGAAGGCGGTGGAGTACACCGCATGAGTGTCCCTGGTGGAACTCGCCTACTGGTGGACACTGATGGCATTGCCAATGTACCCGTCAAAGGATTTGGGGCACCGGTGACGACAAACGTATTTGGTAAAGCGGTGGTGGGTGACATGAGCAGTTACTACCGCAGTAAAGCACAAATTGACTTAAATGCGCTGCCGGATGATGTCGATGCCCAGCAATCGGTGGTGCAAGTGACGTTAACCGAAGGCGCCGTGGGCTACCGTGAGTTCGCGGTGGTGGCAGGACAAAAAGCGATGACGGTATTGCGTTTACCGGATGGCAGTTATCCGCCGTTTGGGGCACAAATCCTCAATGCGAAGGGGCAAAGCACCGGCATCGTGGGGGACAGCGGCAGTGCATATATCAGCGGTATTGAGCCAAATTCTCTGATGACCATTCAGTGGGGCGACGATGACGGGTGCCAAGTGGCTTTTCCGGAAAGTATCGATATCAACAATCCCTCACTGTTGTTGCAGTGTACCCCACTGACCGCAAAGCAGTTAGCGCAGCGATAA
- a CDS encoding molecular chaperone: protein MRIFIFFILTILSFISHAAGLSLNKTRIIFEEGETSSSVIFKNNVDSPFLVQNEIYNDKNEITDNFLATPNVFRVEGNSTFMMRIFPVSLNRLPTDRESVFYFSARAIPPKKNEKKGSLTIVTNLIIKLYYRPKNLEMLVSDSYNKLIISCANKEIKMTNPTPYYLTVVDFKSKNEKFKNTMIPPYSSETLKGQEKIENLSWRLMNDFGGKTNAYIHECGGNQ, encoded by the coding sequence ATGAGAATCTTTATTTTTTTTATATTAACGATATTGTCTTTTATTTCCCATGCAGCAGGGCTTAGTTTAAATAAAACAAGAATTATTTTTGAGGAAGGAGAAACGTCATCGTCAGTGATATTTAAAAATAATGTAGATTCTCCATTTTTAGTACAAAATGAAATTTATAATGATAAAAACGAAATTACAGATAATTTTTTAGCGACCCCAAATGTTTTTCGTGTTGAAGGCAATTCAACATTTATGATGCGTATTTTCCCTGTATCGCTAAACCGTCTACCAACAGACAGAGAAAGTGTATTTTATTTTAGTGCTAGAGCTATTCCGCCAAAGAAGAATGAAAAAAAAGGTAGTTTGACTATAGTTACTAACTTAATTATAAAATTATATTATCGCCCTAAAAATTTAGAAATGCTTGTAAGTGATTCTTATAATAAATTAATTATATCTTGTGCTAACAAAGAAATAAAAATGACTAATCCAACACCTTATTATTTAACCGTTGTTGACTTTAAAAGTAAAAATGAAAAATTTAAAAATACGATGATCCCGCCTTATTCTAGTGAAACTTTAAAAGGACAAGAGAAAATAGAAAATTTATCTTGGCGATTGATGAATGATTTCGGTGGGAAAACTAATGCTTATATTCATGAGTGTGGAGGAAATCAATGA
- a CDS encoding molecular chaperone, whose product MKKNFFLIFVSLWFLIASAYGNKHIDGLSFVHKRLVFEHGSRGISFSLKNLENYPYLIQASISIPNEAMRENKKANDDDIPFIITPPLYRLESQAEYSWQIKSSGNLNLLPQDRESVFFIVLKAIPPRGSKNTIKFKNTESNLTFTTVIYYKFYYRPELIKSVNVKSVKDKLSFSVVDNVLQVKNDSPIYLIFSELSVGDFKFGNKKPIEMVPPFGVQNYQLPQGNYRNSKVIWRLRNERMQSLPKETIKL is encoded by the coding sequence ATGAAAAAGAATTTTTTTCTTATTTTTGTTTCGTTATGGTTTCTGATAGCTAGCGCTTACGGAAATAAGCATATTGATGGATTGAGCTTTGTCCATAAAAGATTGGTTTTTGAACATGGTAGTCGGGGAATATCTTTTTCATTAAAAAACTTAGAAAATTATCCATATTTAATTCAAGCGAGTATTTCAATACCGAATGAGGCCATGCGGGAGAATAAAAAAGCTAATGATGATGATATTCCTTTTATAATAACTCCTCCGCTTTATCGGTTAGAAAGCCAAGCGGAGTATTCATGGCAAATTAAAAGTTCAGGTAACTTAAATTTATTACCTCAAGATAGGGAGTCGGTATTCTTTATTGTATTGAAAGCTATTCCACCCAGAGGTTCAAAAAATACAATTAAATTCAAGAATACAGAGAGTAATTTAACATTTACAACAGTTATATACTACAAATTCTATTATCGTCCTGAGTTAATTAAAAGTGTTAACGTTAAATCAGTTAAAGATAAATTAAGTTTCAGTGTGGTGGATAATGTTCTTCAGGTCAAAAATGATTCACCTATTTATTTGATTTTTAGCGAATTATCCGTAGGGGATTTTAAGTTTGGTAATAAAAAACCGATTGAAATGGTTCCTCCTTTTGGGGTTCAAAATTATCAATTACCTCAGGGTAACTATCGTAATAGTAAAGTGATATGGCGATTGCGCAATGAACGTATGCAAAGTTTGCCGAAAGAAACCATAAAATTATAA
- a CDS encoding molecular chaperone, with the protein MKNTLSLKIWLFIIVANFLLLNNFAYSAGVGIDATRIIYPQGEKSVSVTLRNNDEKVNYLTQITIASEQYPDAFEITPPLFRIEKMSRQDVRIMLVNNQLPKDRESVFYFKARMIPARDKNSEGVIIGFDNIIKLFYRPTDLKQTAKEAQSSLIFKNIDNQVEAVNNSPYYISFYSVSVNNKPIVISTDKKNNMIAPFSSIRFESGSAKGEIVKWKVINDLGGYDAYSSTIN; encoded by the coding sequence ATGAAAAATACACTGTCATTAAAAATTTGGTTATTTATTATTGTTGCCAATTTCTTGTTGCTAAATAATTTCGCTTATTCTGCGGGGGTTGGTATTGATGCTACACGTATTATTTATCCACAAGGGGAAAAAAGTGTGTCTGTGACACTCAGAAATAATGATGAAAAAGTCAATTATCTGACGCAAATTACCATTGCGAGCGAACAATATCCTGACGCTTTTGAGATCACTCCTCCTTTATTTCGTATAGAAAAAATGAGTCGGCAAGATGTACGTATTATGTTGGTCAATAATCAACTACCGAAAGATAGAGAATCGGTTTTTTATTTTAAAGCTCGCATGATCCCTGCGAGAGATAAAAACAGTGAAGGGGTAATTATCGGTTTTGATAATATTATTAAATTATTTTATCGGCCTACTGATTTAAAACAAACTGCTAAAGAAGCGCAGTCATCGCTAATATTTAAAAATATTGATAACCAAGTTGAAGCAGTTAATAACTCACCTTATTACATCAGTTTTTATAGTGTATCGGTGAATAACAAGCCTATTGTTATTAGCACAGATAAAAAAAATAACATGATAGCACCATTTTCAAGCATTCGTTTTGAGTCTGGATCAGCAAAAGGTGAAATAGTTAAATGGAAAGTTATTAATGACTTAGGAGGGTATGATGCGTATTCATCGACAATTAATTAA
- a CDS encoding fimbrial protein, giving the protein MTRLGCSALLILGTLWLPISSFAGSEQLDFTVKVRIELKTCDVNDNEIIEVDFGDMIIKNIDGVAYERPIPYSLHCDDAVNGTSLNLFFEDNTGADFTAGGYRLLRTDRTGLGLLVKQNGHPFSFNDEIPFSYGNEPTLTVVPVKNANVGLDDGEFDASALLTVEYN; this is encoded by the coding sequence ATGACAAGGCTTGGTTGTAGCGCATTACTGATACTGGGTACGTTATGGTTGCCTATAAGTAGTTTTGCTGGATCAGAACAATTGGATTTTACCGTAAAAGTGCGGATCGAACTGAAAACATGTGATGTAAATGATAATGAAATCATTGAAGTAGATTTTGGGGACATGATCATTAAAAACATTGATGGTGTGGCGTATGAGCGGCCGATACCGTACAGCTTACATTGTGATGATGCCGTCAATGGAACGTCGTTGAATTTATTTTTTGAAGATAACACAGGGGCAGATTTTACGGCGGGCGGCTATCGATTGCTAAGAACTGACAGAACTGGTTTAGGTCTACTGGTGAAGCAAAATGGTCACCCTTTTTCATTTAATGATGAGATCCCGTTTTCCTATGGCAATGAGCCTACATTAACGGTTGTTCCGGTGAAAAATGCGAATGTCGGGTTGGATGATGGTGAGTTTGACGCTTCCGCATTACTGACGGTGGAGTATAACTAA
- a CDS encoding fimbrial protein, whose protein sequence is MKIKLASIAALMLAAGVASSAMAATTTTVTFKAQLQKGTCDIATSSGSIVDFGVFTTESVTQGPTTAIANKDFNLVLTNCAGAETTSGALSLYADGQASIFNPNLFANTDAKTLAVGIKTNSASGTATEIKPNQLISVSQKLVMSEDDQGAVTDVDGNAVNVLPMQADLFALNGANDTDILNVPVIFSVAYN, encoded by the coding sequence ATGAAAATTAAATTAGCATCTATCGCTGCATTAATGTTAGCGGCTGGCGTTGCAAGTTCTGCAATGGCGGCAACAACAACAACAGTGACATTTAAAGCACAATTACAAAAAGGAACTTGTGATATTGCAACAAGCTCTGGCTCTATTGTTGATTTTGGGGTTTTCACCACTGAAAGTGTAACGCAAGGTCCAACAACTGCTATTGCGAATAAAGATTTTAACTTAGTACTGACTAACTGTGCTGGCGCAGAAACCACCTCTGGTGCTTTAAGCCTGTATGCAGATGGTCAAGCAAGTATCTTTAATCCAAATCTTTTTGCTAATACAGATGCAAAAACATTAGCTGTGGGTATTAAAACTAACTCTGCTTCAGGCACTGCTACTGAAATTAAACCGAATCAATTAATCAGCGTAAGTCAAAAACTGGTTATGAGTGAGGATGATCAAGGTGCTGTGACGGATGTAGATGGTAATGCCGTGAATGTATTACCAATGCAGGCAGACCTGTTTGCACTGAACGGTGCTAATGATACCGATATCCTGAATGTACCGGTTATCTTTAGCGTAGCGTATAACTAA
- a CDS encoding fimbrial protein → MKLQRFKQSAAWCAIAILLLSFNAPFTNASTRVNFTGNLIGNPPCDITGDNDPIMVDFDEVGITKIDGINYMQNFSLRVTCGDDLGNDVRLYLGYTGMEARSFDNNAVLTNRNGLAIRLYYQGQVVAPDDANIPIVMSSGGSAVIPLSAVPVRDPAVDLLEGDFRATGTVEIRYP, encoded by the coding sequence ATGAAACTTCAGCGATTCAAACAGTCAGCGGCTTGGTGTGCGATAGCAATATTGCTGCTTAGCTTCAATGCACCGTTTACGAATGCATCAACACGCGTCAATTTTACCGGTAATCTCATTGGCAATCCTCCCTGTGATATCACGGGGGATAATGATCCCATTATGGTGGATTTTGATGAAGTGGGGATTACCAAAATTGATGGCATTAATTACATGCAGAATTTCTCATTGAGAGTCACTTGTGGCGATGATCTCGGGAACGATGTACGACTTTATCTGGGTTATACAGGGATGGAGGCCAGATCATTCGATAATAATGCTGTGCTGACTAATCGTAATGGCCTTGCAATCCGTTTGTATTATCAAGGACAAGTCGTTGCGCCGGATGATGCCAATATCCCGATTGTGATGTCGAGTGGTGGCTCTGCTGTCATTCCATTGTCAGCGGTTCCTGTCAGAGATCCGGCGGTGGATTTACTGGAAGGTGATTTTCGTGCCACAGGCACAGTCGAAATACGCTATCCGTAA